In Sporolituus thermophilus DSM 23256, the following are encoded in one genomic region:
- a CDS encoding DUF362 domain-containing protein, translating into MSAKVYFLPLPDGVSVAEQAAAMRKIYEASGADEVFGARDFVAIKLHVGEKKNTTHVKPELVRELVEKVKAKGALPFLTETSTLYKGERENAVKHLLHAHRHGFGIDNVGAPFIMADGLTGNTEYEVTINGELHKTVKVAREIMSADAMLVVSHPTGHPAAGLGACIKNLGMGLASRMGKMRQHSAMLPEVLTDKCRFCQKCLKWCPQEAIIEKTGKAYIMTEKCIGCGECLAVCRFDAVKYDWGAESGFMQRSMAEHAYGVVKEKQGKCFFFNVMINMTKDCDCFNVNQQKFIPDIGILASADPVAIDVATLDLTAKANGQTLAELAYKHHNARIQIEHAAKIGMGSLDYELITL; encoded by the coding sequence ATGAGCGCAAAAGTATATTTTTTGCCGCTGCCTGACGGCGTTTCGGTGGCTGAGCAGGCCGCGGCGATGCGGAAGATTTACGAAGCTTCCGGCGCCGATGAGGTTTTTGGCGCAAGAGATTTTGTGGCGATTAAACTGCATGTCGGGGAGAAAAAGAATACAACCCATGTTAAGCCCGAACTGGTGCGGGAACTGGTGGAAAAAGTCAAGGCGAAAGGGGCACTGCCCTTTTTGACCGAGACTTCAACTTTATATAAGGGCGAGCGGGAAAATGCCGTGAAACACCTTCTCCATGCCCATCGCCACGGGTTCGGTATCGATAATGTCGGCGCCCCCTTCATCATGGCTGATGGCCTGACAGGAAATACGGAATACGAAGTTACTATTAACGGTGAACTGCACAAGACGGTGAAAGTGGCGCGCGAAATCATGAGCGCCGACGCCATGCTGGTTGTTTCGCACCCAACCGGCCATCCGGCCGCGGGGCTAGGGGCATGCATCAAAAATCTGGGGATGGGACTAGCCAGCCGGATGGGCAAGATGCGCCAGCACTCGGCCATGCTCCCGGAAGTTCTCACCGATAAATGCCGCTTTTGCCAAAAATGTTTAAAGTGGTGTCCGCAGGAAGCAATCATTGAAAAAACCGGCAAAGCGTATATCATGACCGAAAAATGTATCGGCTGCGGCGAGTGCCTGGCTGTTTGCCGTTTCGATGCCGTGAAGTATGACTGGGGCGCCGAATCGGGCTTTATGCAGCGCAGTATGGCGGAACATGCTTACGGTGTTGTTAAGGAGAAACAGGGCAAATGCTTTTTCTTCAATGTCATGATTAATATGACCAAAGACTGTGACTGCTTTAATGTAAATCAACAAAAATTTATTCCCGATATCGGCATTCTTGCATCGGCTGACCCGGTTGCGATTGATGTGGCCACGCTGGATTTGACGGCCAAGGCCAACGGACAGACGTTAGCCGAGCTGGCCTATAAACACCATAATGCCCGGATCCAAATCGAGCATGCCGCCAAAATTGGTATGGGATCATTGGACTATGAGCTGATTACGCTATAG
- the ybaK gene encoding Cys-tRNA(Pro) deacylase, translated as MKTNAARILETLKISYELREYEIDEADLSAEAVAAKLGLPPQQVFKTLVARGDKTGVLLACVPGAAELDLKALAAVSGNKRVELVPLKEVQPLTGYIRGGVSPLGTKKKYPVFVDESARQWERISLSAGVRGCQIILAPHDLAKAVQATFCAIARW; from the coding sequence TTGAAAACAAATGCGGCACGTATATTGGAAACGCTTAAGATCAGTTATGAATTACGGGAGTACGAAATAGATGAAGCCGATTTAAGCGCCGAGGCGGTGGCGGCGAAGCTGGGCCTGCCGCCCCAGCAGGTGTTTAAAACCCTGGTGGCGCGGGGCGATAAGACCGGCGTGCTCCTCGCCTGCGTACCCGGCGCCGCCGAACTGGACCTTAAGGCCTTAGCCGCCGTCAGCGGCAACAAGCGGGTTGAGCTCGTCCCCCTCAAAGAAGTGCAGCCGCTCACCGGTTATATCCGGGGCGGTGTGTCGCCCTTGGGAACAAAGAAGAAATACCCGGTATTTGTAGACGAAAGTGCCCGGCAGTGGGAACGAATTTCGCTCAGCGCCGGCGTGCGGGGCTGCCAGATTATCCTTGCTCCCCACGATTTGGCCAAAGCGGTACAAGCCACGTTCTGCGCCATAGCGCGCTGGTAG
- a CDS encoding B3/B4 domain-containing protein, protein MNISIHENIRQVMPGCRLGCIIIENVAVRGTPPALAQEFNELQAQVAKAYKLDILPTMPRIMAVRSMYKKLHFDPQRYRPASEALVRRVLQNKGVYFVNSAVDVNNYCSIKFMLPFGIYDLDCIQGNVVFRIADAGTYVNISGNTISTEGKPFLTDDAGVFGNPTADARRTAVTLTTRNLLCVIYADEEVPDKELTEILDFTADMLTRYNGGVVTYKTIVRPA, encoded by the coding sequence GTGAATATTTCCATCCACGAAAACATCCGCCAAGTGATGCCCGGCTGCCGGCTGGGTTGTATTATTATTGAAAACGTTGCCGTGCGGGGAACGCCGCCGGCGTTAGCGCAAGAGTTCAACGAACTGCAGGCCCAGGTTGCCAAGGCTTATAAACTCGATATTCTACCAACCATGCCGCGGATTATGGCGGTACGCAGTATGTATAAAAAACTGCATTTCGACCCGCAGCGCTATCGTCCGGCTTCCGAGGCGCTGGTACGCCGGGTGCTTCAGAACAAAGGGGTCTATTTTGTTAACAGCGCCGTTGATGTGAACAATTACTGTTCCATTAAATTTATGCTGCCCTTTGGCATTTACGATTTAGACTGCATCCAGGGAAATGTCGTTTTTCGCATTGCCGATGCGGGAACTTATGTTAACATTTCGGGCAACACTATTTCGACTGAAGGAAAACCTTTTCTTACCGACGACGCCGGCGTTTTTGGCAACCCCACAGCCGATGCGCGACGCACGGCCGTTACGCTGACGACGCGCAATTTGCTATGTGTCATTTACGCTGACGAAGAGGTGCCTGATAAAGAATTAACCGAAATTCTTGATTTCACCGCCGATATGCTTACGCGCTATAACGGTGGTGTTGTTACTTATAAGACGATTGTCCGTCCAGCTTAA